Proteins encoded in a region of the Inquilinus sp. KBS0705 genome:
- a CDS encoding DUF502 domain-containing protein yields MKRIFRALLNYFAKGLLIVVPLGAAFFLIFWAVSRVDSALNLSSEIWVDKAGKPVYIPGLGILNVVVVILIAGILVTNVITDPIKSWFNRWINRLPLFKFLYSSIKDLTEAFVGEEKKFNEPVLVEVNEFGLKKIGFLVQKDLNVINLPGEVAVYFPYSYSFAGQVVIISADKVKPIDKSAADVMKFVISGGVSGLE; encoded by the coding sequence ATGAAAAGGATTTTTAGAGCCTTATTAAATTACTTTGCTAAGGGGCTGTTGATAGTAGTGCCGCTCGGCGCCGCTTTCTTTTTAATATTCTGGGCCGTTTCGCGGGTGGATAGCGCGCTTAACTTGAGCAGCGAGATATGGGTTGATAAAGCAGGTAAACCTGTATATATACCCGGCCTGGGCATATTAAACGTAGTGGTGGTGATACTGATTGCCGGCATACTGGTAACCAACGTAATTACTGATCCCATAAAAAGCTGGTTTAACCGCTGGATAAACCGACTGCCTCTTTTTAAGTTCCTTTATTCATCCATTAAAGACCTTACCGAGGCATTTGTTGGCGAAGAAAAGAAATTCAATGAACCGGTTTTAGTGGAAGTGAACGAATTTGGATTAAAAAAGATCGGTTTCCTGGTACAAAAGGATCTTAATGTTATAAACCTGCCCGGCGAGGTTGCGGTATACTTCCCGTATTCTTACTCGTTTGCGGGGCAGGTGGTTATTATATCGGCCGATAAAGTAAAGCCTATTGACAAAAGCGCCGCAGATGTAATGAAATTTGTAATATCAGGCGGTGTTAGTGGCC